One Drosophila subobscura isolate 14011-0131.10 chromosome U, UCBerk_Dsub_1.0, whole genome shotgun sequence DNA window includes the following coding sequences:
- the LOC117902380 gene encoding acylglycerol kinase, mitochondrial — protein sequence MKMNFLKVIRNNWKKSAFAAAVSGYALSSLKTHIDINQHMREFSTNLSSSCKNIPSTKKVLVVINPIANNKKSEKTFKKYCEPILHLAGYSVELLRTNHIGHAKAFIEEMAVLPDAIVIAGGDGTSSEVVTGLMRRNENRCPITILPLGRTNQPLHKYFHYSVQSELDYIKSLCSALLPMLREEFMYQSVIRYDVINDDADSEKQLKPIFGLNGFSWGLLKDIDSTKEKYWYFGPIRHYVAAFGKLFSKNWSLVTDYVYTPPCSGCADCFEIPNDESTVLKQSFFGKLVNSNRRNVKSQKQLIKNSVCSNELKGKMEANQIDITCIRNNEDFSELETNFISSLQPGWDFIKTIPSITCNSIVPQLVLRSRTIQLYPNGESTNDSYSIDGEEYDARPIKLSVVPNAIKVFC from the exons atgaaaatgaactTTTTAAAAGTAATTCGAAATAATTGGAAGAAGagtgcatttgctgctgctgtttcggGTTATGCACTCAGCTCGCTTAAGACACATATCGA TATTAATCAACACATGCGGGAATTTTCTACCAACTTATCTTCTTCatgtaaaaatataccatcaACGAAAAAGGTTTTGGTCGTAATCAATCCCAtcgccaacaacaaaaaatcggAGAAAACT TTCAAGAAGTATTGCGAGCCGATATTGCATTTAGCCGGCTATTCGGTTGAGCTACTTCGAACCAATCACATTGGGCATGCCAAAGCTTTTATTGAAGAAATGGCTGTTCTACCTGATGCAATTGTTATTGCAGGTGGAGATGGCACCTCATCAGAGGTTGTCACCGGCCTAATGCGAAGAAATGAAAATCGTTGCCCCATCACAATTCTTCCCCTGGGACGCACTAATCAACCtctccataaatatttccattataGCGTTCAAAGTGAGCTGGATTACATCAAATCGTTATGTAGTGCATTATTACCAATGCTAAGAGAAGAATTCATGTATCAGAGTGTAATTCGTTATGACGTTATCAATGACGATGCTGACAGCGAGAAACAATTAAAGCCGATATTCGGACTAAATGGATTTTCATGGGGTCTGTTGAAGGATATTGACTCGACCAAAGAAAAATATTGGTATTTTGGTCCAATTAGACACTATGTTGCTGCCTTTGGCAAATTATTTTCGAAAAACTGGAGCTTAGTGACTGATTACGTGTACACGCCTCCCTGCTCAGGATGCGCCGACTGCTTTGAGATTCCTAATGATGAGAGCACAGTTCTGAAACAATCATTTTTTGGAAAACTTGTTAATTCTAACCGCCGGAACgtaaaaagccaaaaacagctAATTAAAAATAGCGTGTGCAGTAATGAGCTGAAAGGAAAGATGGAAGCCAATCAAATTGACATTACTTGTATACGAAACAATGAGGACTTTTCCGAGCTGGAAACTAATTTCATAAGCTCACTACAACCAGGATGGGATTTTATTAAAACTATTCCAAGCATTACATGTAACTCAATTGTACCACAATTAGTGCTGAGAAGTCGAACTATCCAGCTATATCCAAACGGAGAATCAACTAACGATTCATATTCGATTGACGGAGAGGAATATGATGCAAGGCCCATTAAGTTATCTGTTGTTCCCAACGCTATTAAAGTCTTTtgttaa
- the LOC117902382 gene encoding protein trunk: protein MNLYTNFNWFCIYFTISAVGVSNQEDYCAELSTQSLSRILGQAFNPRYMSIEPPGGSHDENHNLGYKRSSYDIPFYADRDVVSLGNFPAWETDHFAYFGKREETIKGRKIRIRSAAVERGGSPKTDVFKHRPWECSSQINWIDLGLNYFPRYIRSIECISRKCWYGHFNCKPKSFTVKVLRRKSGSCIQINDKLVLITAETFKNDYTQLWIWEEIAVNFCCECVMLYL from the coding sequence ATGAACCTCTACActaattttaattggttttgcatatattttacCATCAGCGCAGTTGGCGTGTCAAACCAAGAGGATTATTGTGCAGAGCTTTCTACACAATCACTAAGCCGGATTTTGGGTCAAGCTTTTAATCCTCGCTATATGAGTATAGAGCCGCCAGGAGGATCGCATGATGAAAACCACAATTTGGGATATAAAAGATCGTCATATGATATACCATTTTATGCCGACAGAGATGTCGTTTCATTGGGAAACTTTCCGGCTTGGGAGACGGAccactttgcatattttggaaaaagagaggaaacCATAAAAGGCAGGAAGATCCGCATTAGAAGTGCTGCTGTCGAAAGAGGCGGAAGTCCAAAGACTGACGTTTTTAAACACCGCCCGTGGGAGTGCTCATCCCAGATTAATTGGATTGATTTGGGACTGAATTATTTTCCACGTTATATACGTTCGATTGAGTGTATTTCTAGAAAATGTTGGTATGGACACTTTAATTGCAAACCAAAATCATTTACCGTTAAAGTTCTGCGCCGAAAAAGTGGCTCATGCATTCAAATAAACgataaattagttttaattactGCGGAAACATTCAAAAATGATTACACGCAGCTCTGGATTTGGGAGGAAATAGCAGTTAATTTTTGCTGTGAATGTGTTATGCTATACTTATAG
- the LOC117902383 gene encoding RNA-binding protein Rsf1, with translation MTSMTDQRGTRVYVGNLTDKVKKDDLEGEFTKYGKLNSVWIAFNPPGFAFVEFEHRDDAEKACDILNGSELLGSQLRVEISKGRPRQSRRGGSSERGRRGDFGRHSINSSNGGFRQVRGSSGSSSRHAERGYSSGRSGAGYSGRDSGSNGFSRRDVYGGGRDGSRYSSGNSTSYGRSGGQGGCRFRSRSPVGNHRF, from the coding sequence ATGACAAGTATGACCGATCAACGTGGAACTAGAGTATATGTTGGTAATTTAACTGACAAAGTCAAGAAGGACGATCTTGAAGGAGAATTTACCAAGTATGGGAAGCTTAATTCTGTTTGGATTGCGTTCAATCCGCCTGGATTCGCATTTGTGGAATTTGAACATCGGGATGATGCCGAAAAAGCATGTGATATTTTGAACGGCTCGGAACTCTTGGGCTCCCAATTACGTGTGGAAATTTCAAAGGGCCGGCCACGCCAAAGTAGGCGTGGGGGATCCAGTGAACGTGGTCGTCGTGGAGATTTCGGTAGACACAGCATAAACAGTAGCAACGGTGGATTCAGACAAGTACGAGGTTCGAGTGGTTCCAGTAGCCGACATGCTGAGCGTGGTTATAGCTCTGGGCGCTCTGGCGCTGGCTACAGCGGAAGAGATAGCGGTAGTAACGGGTTCAGTCGTCGTGACGTCTATGGTGGAGGCCGCGATGGCAGCCGCTACAGTAGTGGCAACAGCACGAGCTATGGACGTAGCGGTGGACAAGGAGGATGCCGTTTCAGATCTCGTTCGCCAGTGGGAAATCACCGGTTCTAA